One window of Camelina sativa cultivar DH55 chromosome 4, Cs, whole genome shotgun sequence genomic DNA carries:
- the LOC104782950 gene encoding MLO-like protein 15 encodes MAGGGTTLEFTPTWVVALVCSVIVSISFAVERLLHRAGKQFRKKDQKQLFGALQKIKEELMLLGFISLLLSVSQSKIAKICISKDLSEKFLPCEKPKDDKSLKDSSHFQFSFTGRHLLAGDSAAGDYCSQKGKVPLMSLSALHELHIFIFVLAVSHIIFCLLTILFGTMKIMQWKKWEDQVSEKDHNTDHVIQKKFTHVQEHEFIRTRFLGVGKADACFGWVQSFMKQFLASVNKSDYITMRLGFVTTHCKTNPKFNFHKYLMRALNSDFKKVVGISWYLWVFVVLFLLLNIAAWHVYFWIAFIPLILLLAVGTKLEHIITDLAHDVAEKHIAVEGDLVVRPSDDLFWFQSPRLILFLIHFILFQNSFELAYFFFILFQYGWDSCIMGHVKFIIPRLIIGALVQLLCSYSTLPLYALVTQMGSSYKGAIFNEQTQQQLVGWAKTARKEVKKGTTHAGSSPNPLAATPSPRSVQLQSLLGKGSSQQNQHLGKTSEIVEKD; translated from the exons ATGGCCGGAGGAGGAACGACCTTAGAGTTCACGCCAACATGGGTGGTTGCTCTCGTCTGCTCCGTCATCGTCTCCATCTCTTTCGCCGTTGAGCGTCTCCTCCATCGTGCCGGAAAG CAATTTCGGAAGAAGGATCAGAAACAGCTTTTTGGGGCATTACAAAAGATCAAAGAAG AGCTTATGTTACTAGGGTTCATATCGTTGCTACTATCAGTAAGCCAGTCTAAAATAGCAAAAATTTGCATATCAAAGGACCTAAGTGAAAAGTTCCTCCCTTGTGAAAAACCAAAGGATGATAAGTCCCTCAAAGACTCCTCCCATTTCCAGTTCAGCTTCACCGGCCGTCATCTCCTCGCCGGAGATTCAGCTGCCGGCGACTACTGCTCCCAAAAG gGGAAGGTGCCGTTAATGTCGTTATCAGCTCTCCACGAGCTTCATATATTCATCTTCGTATTAGCTGTTTCCCACATTATTTTCTGCCTCTTGACCATTCTTTTTGGTACCATGAAG ATAATGCAATGGAAAAAATGGGAGGATCAAGTATCAGAGAAGGACCACAACACAGACCACG TGATCCAGAAGAAATTTACACACGTTCAGGAACACGAATTCATCAGGACACGATTTCTTGGGGTTGGAAAAGCTGATGCTTGCTTTGGATGggtg CAATCATTTATGAAACAGTTTCTTGCGTCAGTCAATAAATCGGATTACATCACGATGAGGCTAGGATTTGTCACG ACTCATTGCAAGACCAACCCAAAATTCAATTTCCATAAGTATTTAATGCGTGCCCTTAATTCCGATTTCAAGAAAGTTGTCGGTATCAG TTGGTACCTTTGGGTATTCGTGGTTTTATTCTTGCTTCTAAACATTGCTG CATGGCATGTTTACTTCTGGATAGCTTTTATTCCATTGATT CTTTTGCTTGCCGTGGGGACGAAGTTGGAGCATATCATCACAGATTTGGCTCATGACGTTGCAGAGAAACACATTGCTGTGGAAGGAGATTTGGTTGTCCGACCATCAGATGATTTATTCTGGTTTCAAAGTCCCCGGCTAATTCTCTTCTTGATCCATTTCATTCTTTTCCAGAACTCCTTTGAATTAGCCTACTTCTTCTTTATCCTC TTTCAATATGGTTGGGATTCTTGCATCATGGGACATGTCAAGTTCATAATTCCAAGACTCATCATCGG GGCATTGGTTCAGCTTCTCTGCAGTTATAGTACCTTACCGCTCTATGCACTTGTCACTCAG ATGGGAAGTTCATACAAAGGTGCAATATTCAACGAGCAGACACAGCAACAACTTGTTGGATGGGCAAAAACGGCTAGAAAGGAAGTGAAGAAAGGTACAACTCACGCAGGTAGCAGTCCAAACCCTCTTGCAGCTACTCCTTCACCTCGGTCTGTTCAGTTGCAGTCGTTGCTAGGAAAAGGCTCTTCTCAACAAAATCAGCACCTTGGGAAAACATCAGAGATTGTTGAGAAAGATTAA
- the LOC104782951 gene encoding 60S ribosomal protein L7-3, which produces MAESKVVVPESVLKKIKRQEEWALAKKEETVAAKKKSVETRKLIFKRAEQYAKEYAEKDNELIRLKREAKLKGGFYVDPEAKLLFIIRIRGINAIDPKTKKILQLLRLRQIFNGVFLKVNKATVNMLRRVEPYVTYGYPNLKSVKELIYKRGYGKLNHQRIALTDNSIVDQALGKHGIICVEDLIHEIMTVGPHFKEANNFLWPFQLKAPLGGLKKKRNHYVEGGDAGNRENFINELVRRMN; this is translated from the exons ATGGCTGAATCCAAGGTAGTGGTTCCAGAGTCTGTCTTGAAGAAGATCAAGAGGCAAGAGGAATGGGCATTGGCCAAGAAGGAGGAAACTGTTGCTGCCAAGAAGAAGAGTGTTGAGACCCGTAAGCTTATCTTCAAGAGAGCTGAGCAGTATGCCAAAGAGTACGCTGAGAAG GATAATGAGTTGATCCGATTGAAGAGAGAGGCTAAGTTGAAAGGAGGGTTCTATGTCGACCCAGAGGCTAAGTTGCTCTTTATCATTCGTATCCGTGG TATCAATGCCATTGAcccaaaaaccaagaaaattctGCAGCTCCTGCGTTTGAGACAG ATCTTCAATGGTGTGTTCCTTAAGGTGAACAAGGCAACAGTCAACATGTTGCGCCGAGTTGAACCTTACGTGACTTACGG ATACCCAAACTTGAAGAGTGTTAAGGAACTGATCTACAAAAGGGGATATGGAAAGCTGAACCACCAGAGGATAGCACTTACCGACAACTCGATAGTGGATCAAGCTTTAGGAAAGCATGGTATCATCTGTGTGGAGGATCTGATCCATGAGATCATGACTGTTGGACCTCACTTCAAGGAAGCCAACAACTTCCTCTGGCCATTCCAATTGAAGGCACCACTCGGTGGcctcaagaagaagagaaaccacTACGTCGAAGGTGGTGATGCTGGAAACCGTGAGAATTTCATCAACGAGCTTGTCAGGAGAATGAACTAA
- the LOC104782954 gene encoding F-box/kelch-repeat protein At2g44130-like, whose product MMIREVSKKKAGDVHKCHDLIPGLPSELAIECLIRVPYQFQPAMKSVCRSWRTLISSSDSSSFIQERRRCGKAELLLCLVQPLTPPIPASKPVEETLTVVVKNEDNKSQPRVFCTPRFGLSVYNTAMSTWHRVAFPNEEQVPLFCECVVLQDAGKVLLIGGWDPETLQPTRDVYVLEFAGRRWRRGAPMNESRSFFACASVGSTKVYVAGGHDDQKNALRSAEVYDVEKDEWSTIPPMTEGRDECQGFAIGLTDQRFCVLSGYGTESQGRFRSDGEIYDPATNSWSKIENIWRFPDTSPRGRTAGDFRRLWCFTDDTELLLQWDDLRNVSKLDLETIQLPVKTGSSVFAGRLGSEALVMIGGRKEGEEGEVMMKMKMTKGKKIGEWSDVQIIPSAFSTLPFSHASIYV is encoded by the coding sequence ATGATGATTAGGGAAGTGTCTAAAAAGAAAGCTGGAGATGTCCACAAATGTCACGATTTGATCCCCGGTTTACCGTCCGAGTTAGCTATTGAGTGTTTGATCAGAGTTCCGTACCAATTCCAACCCGCCATGAAATCCGTTTGCCGTTCTTGGCGAACCTTGATCTCCTCCTCCgactcttcttccttcatccAAGAGCGGCGTAGATGCGGCAAAGCAGAGCTTCTTCTCTGCCTCGTTCAACCGCTCACACCGCCAATTCCAGCGTCTAAACCGGTTGAGGAGACATTAACCGTTGTGGTGAAGAACGAGGATAATAAATCGCAGCCGCGCGTTTTCTGCACGCCGCGTTTTGGGTTAAGCGTTTACAACACCGCGATGTCCACGTGGCACCGCGTCGCGTTTCCAAATGAGGAGCAGGTTCCGCTTTTCTGCGAGTGCGTCGTGCTTCAGGACGCCGGGAAGGTTCTACTCATCGGAGGTTGGGATCCGGAGACGTTACAGCCAACGAGAGACGTTTACGTTCTCGAATTCGCCGGAAGGAGGTGGAGACGAGGTGCGCCGATGAACGAATCGAGGTCGTTCTTCGCCTGCGCTTCCGTCGGATCGACGAAAGTATACGTCGCCGGAGGTCACGACGATCAGAAAAACGCTTTACGCTCGGCGGAGGTGTACGACGTTGAGAAAGACGAGTGGTCTACGATTCCTCCGATGACGGAAGGAAGAGACGAATGTCAAGGATTCGCCATTGGATTAACGGATCAAAGGTTTTGCGTATTGAGCGGTTATGGAACTGAATCTCAAGGAAGATTCCGATCCGACGGAGAGATTTACGATCCAGCTACGAATTCGTGGTCCAAAATCGAAAACATCTGGCGGTTTCCGGACACTAGCCCGAGAGGTCGCACCGCCGGAGACTTTAGAAGGCTATGGTGCTTCACTGACGACACTGAGTTGTTGTTACAATGGGATGATTTGAGAAATGTTTCGAAACTGGATCTTGAGACTATACAGCTTCCGGTGAAGACGGGAAGTTCAGTTTTCGCCGGAAGATTAGGGAGTGAAGCTTTGGTCATGATTGGTGGAAGAAAAGagggtgaagaaggtgaagtgatgatgaagatgaagatgacgaagGGGAAGAAGATAGGAGAATGGAGTGATGTACAAATAATACCTTCAGCTTTCTCTACTCTTCCGTTTTCACATGCTTCAATCTATGTTTGA
- the LOC104782952 gene encoding cysteine protease ATG4a-like isoform X2 — MATGAIRRFQERVLGPNRTGLPSTTSDIWLLGVCYKISEDDASGDTDAGSVLAAFHQDFSSKILITYRKGFEPFRDTTYTSDVNWGCMIRSSQMLFAQALLFHRLGRSWTWNSELPEQEYLETLEPFGDSETSAFSIHNLIIAGESYGLAAGSWIGPYAICRSWESLACKKRKQTDSKTETLPMAVHIVSGSEDGERGGAPILCIEDATKSCREFSKGQLEWTPILLLVPLVLGLDKVNPRYIPSLIATFAFPQSVGILGGKPGASTYIIGVQEDKGFYLDPHEVQQVVTVSKESPDVDTSSYHCKVLRYVPLESLDPSLALGFYCRDKDDFNDLCLRASKLAEESKGAPLFTVTQTHSLINQNNYGFSEEDNIEEEGHEDDWQLL; from the exons ATGGCAACTGGCGCAATCAGGAGATTCCAGGAGCGTGTTTTAGGGCCTAATAGGACTGGTCTTCCCAGCACAACAAGTGACATATGGCTCTTGGGTGTCTGTTATAAGATATCCGAGGATGATGCCTCTGGGGATACCGATGCTGGCAGTGTATTGGCTGCATTTCATCAAGATTTTTCATCCAAAATTCTGATTACGTATCGTAAAG gTTTTGAACCATTCAGAGACACAACATATACCAGCGATGTGAACTGGGGTTGCATGATTCGGAGCAGCCAAATGCTTTTTGCTCAG GCATTGCTATTCCATAGGCTGGGGAGGTCTTGGACCTGGAATTCTGAG CTGCCTGAACAAGAATACTTAGAGACTTTGGAACCTTTTGGTGATTCCGAGACTTCAGCTTTCTCCATCCACAACCTTATTATAGCTGGAGAGTCATATGGTCTCGCTGCTGGGTCATGGATAGGACCATATGCCATTTGTCGATCGTGGGAATCATTAGCGtgcaagaagagaaaacagaCTGATTCTAAAACCGAGACGCTTCCCATGGCTGTTCATATCGTTTCTGGCAgcgaagatggagagagaggtGGGGCTCCAATACTCTGTATAGAAGATGCCACCAAATCTTGTCGAGAATTCTCGAAAGGACAGCTTGAGTGGACACCGATTCTCCTTTTGGTTCCACTGGTTCTTGGGCTTGACAAAGTGAATCCCAG GTACATTCCATCTCTAATTGCCACATTCGCTTTCCCTCAGAGCGTGGGCATTTTGGGTGGCAAACCAGGTGCGTCGACGTACATAATTGGCGTTCAAGAAGACAAAGGTTTCTACCTTGATCCACACGAAGTTCAACAG GTGGTCACAGTGAGCAAAGAATCTCCAGATGTTGACACATCCTCCTATCATTGCAA AGTTCTTCGTTATGTTCCGTTGGAATCACTAGACCCATCTCTAGCTCTCGGATTCTATTGCCGCGACAAAG ATGATTTTAACGACTTATGTCTCCGAGCATCAAAACTAGCCGAGGAATCAAAGGGTGCTCCATTGTTCACTGTAACTCAAACCCACAGTTTGATAAACCAAAACAACTACGGGTTTTCAGAGGAGGACAACATCGAGGAAGAAGGACATGAAGATGACTGGCAATTGctctga
- the LOC104782952 gene encoding cysteine protease ATG4a-like isoform X1 yields the protein MKALCDRFVPQHCSSSSSSKSDTHHKSPLVSDSGPSDIKSKFTFWSNVFTPSSSVSQPYRDSSSTSGHNKQDCTTRNGWTAAFVKRAFMATGAIRRFQERVLGPNRTGLPSTTSDIWLLGVCYKISEDDASGDTDAGSVLAAFHQDFSSKILITYRKGFEPFRDTTYTSDVNWGCMIRSSQMLFAQALLFHRLGRSWTWNSELPEQEYLETLEPFGDSETSAFSIHNLIIAGESYGLAAGSWIGPYAICRSWESLACKKRKQTDSKTETLPMAVHIVSGSEDGERGGAPILCIEDATKSCREFSKGQLEWTPILLLVPLVLGLDKVNPRYIPSLIATFAFPQSVGILGGKPGASTYIIGVQEDKGFYLDPHEVQQVVTVSKESPDVDTSSYHCKVLRYVPLESLDPSLALGFYCRDKDDFNDLCLRASKLAEESKGAPLFTVTQTHSLINQNNYGFSEEDNIEEEGHEDDWQLL from the exons ATGAAGGCTTTATGTGATAGATTTGTTCCTCAAcactgttcttcttcttcatcaagcaAGAGTGATACGCATCATAAGTCCCCTCTAGTTTCAGATTCAGGACCTAGTGATATTAAGTCCAAGTTTACCTTTTGGTCAAACGTCTTTACGCCTTCTTCCTCAGTTTCTCAACCGTATAGGGATTCTTCTTCGACTTCTGGGCATAATAAGCAAGATTGCACCACTCGTAATGGTTGGACAGCAGCATTTGTAAAAAGAGCTTTTATGGCAACTGGCGCAATCAGGAGATTCCAGGAGCGTGTTTTAGGGCCTAATAGGACTGGTCTTCCCAGCACAACAAGTGACATATGGCTCTTGGGTGTCTGTTATAAGATATCCGAGGATGATGCCTCTGGGGATACCGATGCTGGCAGTGTATTGGCTGCATTTCATCAAGATTTTTCATCCAAAATTCTGATTACGTATCGTAAAG gTTTTGAACCATTCAGAGACACAACATATACCAGCGATGTGAACTGGGGTTGCATGATTCGGAGCAGCCAAATGCTTTTTGCTCAG GCATTGCTATTCCATAGGCTGGGGAGGTCTTGGACCTGGAATTCTGAG CTGCCTGAACAAGAATACTTAGAGACTTTGGAACCTTTTGGTGATTCCGAGACTTCAGCTTTCTCCATCCACAACCTTATTATAGCTGGAGAGTCATATGGTCTCGCTGCTGGGTCATGGATAGGACCATATGCCATTTGTCGATCGTGGGAATCATTAGCGtgcaagaagagaaaacagaCTGATTCTAAAACCGAGACGCTTCCCATGGCTGTTCATATCGTTTCTGGCAgcgaagatggagagagaggtGGGGCTCCAATACTCTGTATAGAAGATGCCACCAAATCTTGTCGAGAATTCTCGAAAGGACAGCTTGAGTGGACACCGATTCTCCTTTTGGTTCCACTGGTTCTTGGGCTTGACAAAGTGAATCCCAG GTACATTCCATCTCTAATTGCCACATTCGCTTTCCCTCAGAGCGTGGGCATTTTGGGTGGCAAACCAGGTGCGTCGACGTACATAATTGGCGTTCAAGAAGACAAAGGTTTCTACCTTGATCCACACGAAGTTCAACAG GTGGTCACAGTGAGCAAAGAATCTCCAGATGTTGACACATCCTCCTATCATTGCAA AGTTCTTCGTTATGTTCCGTTGGAATCACTAGACCCATCTCTAGCTCTCGGATTCTATTGCCGCGACAAAG ATGATTTTAACGACTTATGTCTCCGAGCATCAAAACTAGCCGAGGAATCAAAGGGTGCTCCATTGTTCACTGTAACTCAAACCCACAGTTTGATAAACCAAAACAACTACGGGTTTTCAGAGGAGGACAACATCGAGGAAGAAGGACATGAAGATGACTGGCAATTGctctga